The Streptomyces sp. NBC_01298 genome contains the following window.
CCCCCGCGAAGGCCGGCCCCGACACCTCCTCCTAAAGCCGCCTGAGGCTGACTCAGGGATTCCGCTTGTCCGGAGAAACCGCAGCTCACGGGCTCTGTTACATAACCTATGGGTGTCCGTGCGCCCACCGAAGGCTCACCCGCACAGGCCCGTGACAACGCCTCCGTACCGTCGAATCCGTAAGGCAGCGGTTCAGCGGTTGGTCGGAACGGAGGCGGTCTGAGATGGCGCACGGCGAGGTACTCGAATTCGAAGAGTACGTACGCACCCGGCAGGACGCGCTGCTGCGCAGTGCCCGTCGCCTGGTTCCGGACCCGACCGACGCACAGGACCTCCTGCAGACCGCGCTCGTGCGCACCTACGGCCGCTGGGACGGCATCGCCGACAAGTCCCTTGCCGACGCCTACCTGCGCCGTGTCATGATCAACACCCGTACCGAATGGTGGCGGGCCCGCAAGCTCGACGAGGTTCCCACCGAGCAGCTCCCCGACGCCTCCGTCGAGGACGGTTCGGACCAGCGCGCCGACCGCGCCCTGCTCATGGACATCCTCAAGGTGCTCGCGCCCAAGCAGCGCAGTGTGGTGGTGCTGCGACACTGGGAGCAGATGAGCACCGAGGAGACGGCCGCGGCGCTCGGCATGTCGGCGGGTACGGTGAAGAGCACTCTGCACCGCGCACTGGCCCGCCTCCGGCAGGAACTGGAGAGCCGGGACCTGGACCTGCGCGCGCTGGAGCGCGGTGACCACACCATCCGGTACGAGGGGCGTGAGCGGTGCGCGGCCTGATTGGCCCAAGACTGAGCGGCAAGAGCTCGGTGGTACTGATGTCGGCGGGGGCGGTCGTCCTCGTCGGCACCGTGCTGTTCGCGGTCGGCTGCTCGACGGGGGGAACGGGGCTGCGGGACGGCGGCCCGGCCCGTACCGAGTCGGTGGCCAAGACCGGAGCCCCCACTTCGGCGGCCTCCGACCACGACGCGGGCGCCTCCACCGCCCTCGTCCCCAAGGCTTCCGGGAAGCCGGGCCCCAAGGTCGACCCGATCGCCCTGATCAAGGCGGACCCGAAGATCAGCGCCGAGACCAAGCGGGACCTGAAGCCCTGCTCGGGCAAGGAGTACCCGGTGGACGTCAGCTACGGGAAGGTCACCGGCGGCCCGGAGGTCGACATCGTGGTCAACGTCCTGTCCTGCGCCGACGCGCTGGGCCGCGGTTCGTTCGTGTACCGCGCGGACGGGGCCTCGTACGAGAATGTCTTCTCCGACGAGCAGCCGCCCGTCTACGCCGAGATCGACCGGGGCGACCTGGTCGTCACCAAGCCGGTCTACGGGAAGAGCGACGCGCTCTCCTACCCCTCGGGCGAGGACCTGATCACCTACCGCTGGAACGGGGAACGGTTCACCGAGCAGGACCGGGTGCACACCGACTACAGCAACGTGGTCGACGGCGGGACGCTCCCCGCCCCGGCCGTCAGCCCGAAGAACTGAGCAACGAGTACCGAGGCGAGGCGAGGCTCCCCATGGCCGAGACCCATGTGCTGTTCGTGGAGGACGACGACGTCATCCGTGAGGCCACGACCCTGGCGCTGGAACGCGACGGGTTCGTGGTCACGGCCATGCCCGACGGGCTGTCCGGCCTGGAGTCCTTCCGCGCGAACCGGCCCGACATCGCGCTGCTCGACGTGATGGTGCCCGGGATGGACGGCGTGAGCCTGTGCCGCCGCATCCGCGACGAGTCCACCGTGCCCGTCATCATGCTGTCGGCGCGCGCCGACTCCATCGACGTGGTCCTGGGCCTGGAAGCGGGCGCCGACGACTACGTCACCAAGCCCTTCGACGGCTCCGTCCTCGTCGCCCGCATCCGCGCGGTCCTGCGCCGCTTCGGCCACGCCGGCGGCCCGCAGGGCGGGTCCGAGGACGACGGCTCCGGCGAGCGCGGGGTGCTGGCCTTCGGCGACCTCGAGGTCGATACGGAGGGCATGGAGGTGCGCAAGGCGGGCGCGTCGGTGGCGCTGACCCCCACCGAGATGCGGCTCCTGCTGGAGTTCTCCGGCTCCCCCGGCACCGTGCTCTCGCGCGACCGGCTGCTGGAGCGGGTCTGGGACTACGACTGGGGCGGCGACACACGCGTCGTGGACGTCCACGTCCAGCGACTGCGCACCAAGATCGGCCAGGACCGGATCGAAACCGTCCGGGGATTCGGATACAAGCTCAAGGCCTGAGGCCTTGGGAGCAACCAGCACGGGGGACGAGCGCGGGATGACATCTGAATGAAGCGGTTCACCCTGCGGACCGGGATCCGCTGGAAGATCACGCTCGCCATCGCGTCCGTGGGCGCGCTGACCGCCATCGCGCTGAGCCTGGTGGTGCACAGCGCTGCCCGCGTCTCGATGCTGGAGAGCGCGCGCGAAGTACAGCTCGACCGGGTGCAGTTCATCTCCCGCAACGCCGAGGCCGGCCGCAAGCCGCCCATGGGCGCCAAGCTCAACGACCCGGACCTGCCCGGTGAGCTGCGCGAGAAGGCCCGGTCGGGGCGGCGCGGCACCTACATCCAGGACAACCCGGGCGGGCTCCCCGAGGTGTGGGCGGCCGTACCGCTCGGCAACGGGCAGGTGCTGTCGCTCCACACGCAGTTCCGGGAGAGCGCCAACATGGTGCGCGACCTGGACCGGGCCCTGGTCATCGGCTCCCTGGCCGTGGTGGTCGGCGGGTCGGCGCTCGGTGTGCTGATCGGCGGCCAGATCTCGCGCCGGCTGCGCAAGGCCGCGGCCGCGGCGCAGCGCGTCGCGCACGGGGATCCCGAGGTACGGGTGCGGGACGCGGTCGGGGGCGTCGTACGCGACGAGACCGACGACCTGGCGCGGGCGGTCGACGCGATGGCGGACGCGCTCCAGCAGCGGCTGGAGGCGGAGCGGCGGGTCACCGCCGACATCGCGCACGAACTGCGCACCCCGGTGACGGGCCTGCTCACGGCGGCGGAACTACTGCCGCCGGGCCGGCCGACCGAGCTCGTACGGGACCGCGCGCAGGCGCTGCGCGCGCTGGTCGAGGACGTCCTGGAGGTGGCCCGGCTGGACAGCGCGTCCGAGCGGGCC
Protein-coding sequences here:
- the cseC gene encoding two-component system sensor histidine kinase CseC, coding for MKRFTLRTGIRWKITLAIASVGALTAIALSLVVHSAARVSMLESAREVQLDRVQFISRNAEAGRKPPMGAKLNDPDLPGELREKARSGRRGTYIQDNPGGLPEVWAAVPLGNGQVLSLHTQFRESANMVRDLDRALVIGSLAVVVGGSALGVLIGGQISRRLRKAAAAAQRVAHGDPEVRVRDAVGGVVRDETDDLARAVDAMADALQQRLEAERRVTADIAHELRTPVTGLLTAAELLPPGRPTELVRDRAQALRALVEDVLEVARLDSASERAELQEVALGEFVQRRVTSLMPEASVRIVADEIVSTDPRRLERILGNLLANAARYGRAPVQVDVEGRVVRVRDHGPGFPEALLREGPSRFRTGSTDRAGVGHGLGLTIAEGQARVLGARLTFRNVAAPGGFVHSGAAAGAVAVLWLPEHAPTATGSFPTLRPEV
- the cseB gene encoding two-component system response regulator CseB, encoding MAETHVLFVEDDDVIREATTLALERDGFVVTAMPDGLSGLESFRANRPDIALLDVMVPGMDGVSLCRRIRDESTVPVIMLSARADSIDVVLGLEAGADDYVTKPFDGSVLVARIRAVLRRFGHAGGPQGGSEDDGSGERGVLAFGDLEVDTEGMEVRKAGASVALTPTEMRLLLEFSGSPGTVLSRDRLLERVWDYDWGGDTRVVDVHVQRLRTKIGQDRIETVRGFGYKLKA
- a CDS encoding SigE family RNA polymerase sigma factor, yielding MAHGEVLEFEEYVRTRQDALLRSARRLVPDPTDAQDLLQTALVRTYGRWDGIADKSLADAYLRRVMINTRTEWWRARKLDEVPTEQLPDASVEDGSDQRADRALLMDILKVLAPKQRSVVVLRHWEQMSTEETAAALGMSAGTVKSTLHRALARLRQELESRDLDLRALERGDHTIRYEGRERCAA